In Nomascus leucogenys isolate Asia unplaced genomic scaffold, Asia_NLE_v1 000642F_140476_qpd_obj, whole genome shotgun sequence, a single genomic region encodes these proteins:
- the LOC100602070 gene encoding protein FAM47A-like produces the protein MADQRPQDRLRSPGMDSKPRYCNHPPSKCFAKGKHGRLRFPSVDTQNWVFVREGVDNFRYGCPSPEDTLVCHHDEFLLPKISVRGPQADPKRRQKKLLKKAALFSKLSPVQLARKAFVEQVEAELMAKHPLAMYPNLGEDLPPDLLLQVLQQLDPERKLGDAWACCEAQEKTTEIPTEPAQYPRGEFCPRPFETGMSHLLPVPPKILVSSLRLEPPETGVTHRRPEPPKTPRGSSLHPEPSETGLSHLRLEPPDTTRVSNLLLDVLKLLDPGRTLKDVWDRCEARVKKTEEPSKPDQCPCGEPCLQPPETPVSHHHPEPPKTRRVSSLHPEPPKAPESHQFSEPPKIGASCMKELLQEDTPSTKECVSDPLQYRYTSEKLREFFKWAADLGVDEETIWNLFDFTTEYRATHDDQKIKKVKECSSELKYSMELDEKDEDKFFSQEKYRGRKFHRPSNAYTAQPVKMRYGARYLKPKLWKKRTSDEPLTDPKLLLKKPDEPDILDDLYGPIAFKDFILSKGYEMPGILERLFARKGWTDDSVKTPIQHAMIFYKYEEIVESSEED, from the coding sequence ATGGCGGACCAGAGGCCGCAGGACCGGCTGAGGTCCCCAGGCATGGACTCCAAGCCCCGGTACTGTAACCATCCGCCTTCCAAGTGCTTCGCGAAGGGCAAGCACGGGCGCCTGAGGTTCCCATCCGTGGACACCCAGAACTGGGTATTTGTGAGGGAGGGCGTGGACAACTTCCGCTACGGCTGTCCGTCTCCCGAAGACACACTCGTTTGTCACCATGACGAGTTTTTACTCCCCAAAATATCTGTCAGAGGTCCCCAAGCAGACCCCAAACGACGGCAGAAAAAGCTGCTCAAGAAAGCGGCGCTATTTTCCAAGCTCTCTCCAGTGCAGCTAGCACGGAAGGCGTTTGTAGAGCAAGTGGAAGCCGAGCTCATGGCCAAGCATCCCTTGGCCATGTACCCCAATCTGGGAGAAGATCTGCCTCCAGATCTCCTACTACAGGTGCTGCAACAGCTGGATCCTGAGAGGAAGCTGGGGGACGCTTGGGCTTGTTGTGAGGCCCAGGAGAAGACAACCGAGATACCCACCGAGCCTGCTCAATATCCCCGTGGGGAGTTCTGCCCGCGGCCTTTCGAGACTGGCATGTCCCATCTCCTCCCAGTGCCTCCCAAGATTCTGGTGTCCAGTCTCCGCCTGGAGCCTCCCGAGACTGGAGTGACCCATCGGCgcccggagcctcccaagactcctCGGGGGTCCAGTCTCCACCCGGAGCCTTCCGAGACTGGACTGTCGCATCTCCGCCTGGAACCTCCCGACACCACTCGGGTGTCCAATCTCCTACTAGACGTGCTGAAATTGCTGGATCCTGGGAGGACGCTGAAGGACGTATGGGATCGTTGTGAGGCCCGGGTGAAGAAAACTGAGGAACCCAGCAAGCCTGATCAATGCCCTTGTGGGGAACCCTGCCTGCAGCCTCCCGAGACTCCGGTGTCCCATCACCAcccggagcctcccaagactcgtcgaGTGTCCAGTCTCCACCCGGAGCCTCCCAAAGCTCCAGAGTCCCATCAATTCTCGGAGCCTCCCAAGATTGGAGCATCCTGCATGAAAGAACTGCTTCAGGAAGATACACCAAGCACAAAAGAGTGCGTTTCTGACCCTCTTCAATATAGATACACGTCGGAAAAACTCCGTGAATTCTTCAAGTGGGCTGCAGACCTGGGAGTTGATGAAGAAACAATCTGGAATCTGTTTGACTTCACCACCGAGTACAGAGCAACCCATGACGACCAAAAGATTAAGAAGGTAAAGGAGTGCTCCTCAGAGCTGAAGTACAGCATGGAGCTAGATGAAAAGGATGAGGACAAATTCTTCTCACAGGAAAAATACCGGGGCAGGAAATTCCACAGGCCATCGAATGCTTATACCGCTCAGCCTGTGAAGATGAGGTATGGAGCACGGTACCTCAAGCCAAAGTTGTGGAAGAAGCGAACAAGTGATGAACCTTTGACTGACCCCAAGCTCTTACTTAAAAAGCCTGATGAACCTGACATTCTTGACGATCTTTATGGACCAATTGCCTTTAAGGATTTCATTCTAAGCAAGGGCTATGAAATGCCTGGAATCCTGGAAAGGCTGTTTGCCAGGAAGGGATGGACTGATGACTCTGTTAAGACTCCTATTCAACATGCAATGATATTTTACAAGTACGAAGAAATCGTAGAGTCATCGGAAGAAGATTAG